One part of the Halostagnicola larsenii XH-48 genome encodes these proteins:
- a CDS encoding CoA-binding protein — translation MTLSHLFDPDGIAVIGASKTPGKLGNDAMTNIESYDGDVYPVNPSSSGTVYGYEFVDSVHDVEADLALCCVPGPVLPEVIEECGEAGVGAAVIFAGGFAEVDADGERLERTITDLADEHDITLLGPNTAGYILPDLDLYGSFVPRIREVESGNVGVLAQSGGVGVTASFQLEREGYGVSAMFGLGNRANTGFAELIPELDADPNTDAIALHIEGTDDFEGFLEACENAETPIVAFKVGESDVSDFVQSHTAAPDQDNRQYEQALATRGVTMVSSLTELIDASRALADSPVPDGQNVGVVTAQAGPGIIVADALKQKGIEFPDLADDTQETVDDLLQGITYTENPVDTGRPMPEFGEVIDTVARDENVDIVIVYEIYEDSLGYPVEGLESLTDDIDKPVLFTIAGPNHALEEERRAMEAIGVPTFQSPKRGADAVAALVDSISTEQEETDRSVAPSP, via the coding sequence ATGACCCTCTCTCATCTCTTCGACCCCGACGGAATCGCCGTCATCGGCGCGTCGAAAACGCCCGGCAAGCTCGGCAACGACGCCATGACGAACATCGAATCCTACGACGGCGACGTGTATCCTGTCAACCCCTCGAGTTCCGGCACCGTCTACGGCTACGAATTCGTCGACTCGGTACACGATGTCGAAGCCGACCTCGCGCTGTGTTGCGTGCCGGGTCCGGTACTCCCGGAGGTCATAGAGGAGTGTGGCGAGGCGGGCGTCGGCGCGGCGGTCATCTTCGCGGGCGGGTTCGCCGAGGTCGACGCCGATGGCGAGCGCCTAGAGCGGACGATCACTGACCTTGCCGACGAGCACGATATCACGCTGCTCGGTCCTAACACGGCCGGGTACATCCTCCCAGATCTCGATCTCTACGGCTCGTTCGTCCCCCGAATTCGGGAGGTCGAATCCGGCAACGTCGGGGTTCTCGCACAGAGCGGCGGCGTCGGCGTGACGGCGTCGTTCCAACTCGAGCGCGAAGGATACGGCGTCTCCGCGATGTTCGGGCTCGGCAACCGCGCGAACACCGGCTTCGCGGAACTGATTCCCGAATTGGATGCGGATCCGAACACCGACGCCATCGCGCTCCACATCGAGGGGACCGACGACTTCGAGGGCTTCCTCGAGGCCTGCGAGAACGCCGAGACGCCCATCGTCGCGTTCAAGGTTGGCGAATCGGACGTGAGTGATTTCGTCCAGTCTCACACCGCTGCACCCGATCAGGACAACCGACAGTACGAGCAAGCGCTGGCGACCCGCGGCGTGACGATGGTTTCCTCGCTCACGGAACTCATCGACGCGAGTCGCGCGCTCGCGGACTCGCCGGTTCCCGACGGGCAGAACGTCGGCGTCGTGACGGCCCAAGCGGGTCCCGGAATCATCGTCGCCGACGCCCTCAAACAGAAGGGCATCGAGTTCCCAGACCTCGCCGACGACACGCAGGAGACCGTCGACGACCTCCTACAAGGTATCACCTACACCGAAAACCCCGTCGACACGGGACGGCCGATGCCCGAGTTCGGCGAGGTCATCGACACGGTCGCTCGAGACGAAAACGTCGACATCGTCATCGTCTACGAGATCTACGAGGACTCGTTGGGCTACCCCGTCGAGGGACTCGAGTCGCTGACCGACGATATCGACAAACCGGTGCTTTTCACCATCGCCGGGCCGAACCACGCGCTCGAGGAAGAGCGCCGAGCGATGGAAGCCATCGGCGTTCCGACGTTCCAGTCGCCCAAACGCGGCGCTGATGCCGTGGCCGCGCTCGTCGACTCGATTTCGACGGAGCAAGAAGAGACGGATCGGTCAGTCGCGCCCTCCCCGTAG
- a CDS encoding cupin domain-containing protein, whose amino-acid sequence MAQQEPEEQVELSSSTRSHLEAQNLRPLWEVEDTMGNVYDDLEPDIWKWEDIQTAIDNIENDIPIDDLPPGFQRRVTVPINTGMENAISNTIYVGVQTVSPGENAPAHRHGANALRFTIDGHEEMKTVVAGEEFPMHDNDLITTPQWEWHDHVNDSDETATWLDVLDLPLILDSLNSTNVFENHELDRQPVTKTQGYWDSQYGRARPADEAKDSSIPGPFEGNREPTPPYRFKWRETDETLRQRADNDTPDPYDGYSMAYVNPNTGSPPLFPTMSFRSQLLNEGPTDAHFHNATEVFFVIEGEGATHVDGEALEWGERDIFVVPPGTPHHHEPDDEAILLGMSDRPVYEAFNFYTEAEA is encoded by the coding sequence ATGGCACAGCAAGAGCCCGAAGAACAAGTAGAGCTAAGCTCCAGCACTCGGAGTCATCTCGAGGCACAGAACCTTCGGCCACTCTGGGAGGTCGAAGATACGATGGGCAACGTATACGACGATCTCGAGCCGGACATCTGGAAGTGGGAAGACATCCAGACCGCGATCGACAACATCGAGAACGACATTCCGATCGACGACCTGCCGCCGGGGTTCCAGCGACGCGTGACGGTCCCGATCAACACCGGGATGGAAAATGCGATTTCGAACACGATTTACGTCGGCGTCCAGACGGTTTCGCCGGGCGAAAACGCCCCCGCACACCGCCACGGTGCGAACGCGTTGCGGTTTACGATCGACGGGCACGAGGAGATGAAGACGGTCGTCGCGGGCGAGGAGTTCCCGATGCACGACAACGACCTGATCACGACGCCACAGTGGGAGTGGCACGACCACGTCAACGACTCCGACGAAACCGCGACGTGGCTCGACGTGCTCGATCTGCCGTTGATTCTCGATTCGCTGAACTCCACGAACGTCTTCGAAAATCACGAACTCGACCGTCAGCCGGTCACCAAGACGCAGGGGTACTGGGATTCTCAGTACGGTCGGGCTCGTCCCGCCGACGAGGCGAAAGATAGCTCCATCCCGGGGCCGTTCGAGGGCAACCGAGAGCCGACGCCGCCGTATCGGTTCAAGTGGCGCGAGACCGACGAAACGTTGCGCCAACGGGCTGATAACGACACGCCCGACCCGTACGACGGATACAGCATGGCGTATGTCAACCCGAACACGGGCTCGCCGCCGCTGTTTCCGACGATGTCGTTCCGCTCGCAACTGCTCAACGAGGGGCCGACGGACGCTCACTTCCACAACGCGACGGAGGTCTTCTTCGTCATCGAGGGCGAGGGCGCGACTCACGTCGACGGCGAAGCCCTCGAGTGGGGCGAACGCGACATCTTCGTCGTCCCGCCGGGAACGCCACACCACCACGAACCGGACGACGAAGCGATCCTGCTCGGCATGTCGGATCGGCCGGTGTACGAGGCGTTCAACTTCTACACTGAAGCCGAGGCCTGA
- a CDS encoding acetate--CoA ligase family protein, protein MSDPLEAATVAGRTALTESEAKEVLSARGVSVPDGETAQTPEAAVDAAGRLGYPVVVKIESPSVQHKSDWGDGIGVALGLRDDEAVADAAREILETAEEQGIDAAVRVESALEVDDGIEVIVGGTRDPSFGPTVLVGLGGVAVEVLQDTSHRLAPVTSEEALAMTYELETSDLLDGYRGEPAVDREAIADAIQTVGEFLVEEPAVSEVEVNPLLARSDDALALDALIALSPDARSD, encoded by the coding sequence ATGAGTGATCCGCTCGAAGCGGCGACGGTAGCGGGACGAACGGCGCTCACCGAATCGGAAGCGAAGGAGGTGCTTTCGGCACGCGGTGTCTCCGTGCCAGATGGCGAGACCGCCCAGACACCAGAGGCGGCAGTCGACGCCGCAGGCCGACTCGGATATCCCGTCGTCGTGAAAATCGAATCACCGAGCGTCCAGCACAAAAGCGACTGGGGCGACGGTATCGGCGTCGCCCTCGGCCTCCGAGACGACGAGGCGGTCGCCGACGCCGCACGCGAGATTCTCGAGACGGCCGAGGAGCAAGGGATAGACGCCGCAGTCCGGGTCGAGTCAGCACTCGAGGTCGACGACGGCATCGAGGTCATCGTCGGCGGAACGCGAGATCCGTCGTTCGGCCCGACCGTCCTGGTCGGACTGGGCGGGGTCGCCGTCGAAGTCCTGCAGGATACGAGCCACCGACTCGCGCCGGTGACGAGCGAAGAAGCCCTGGCGATGACCTACGAACTCGAGACATCGGACCTGCTGGATGGCTATCGCGGCGAACCGGCCGTCGACCGGGAGGCAATCGCGGACGCGATACAGACCGTCGGCGAGTTCCTCGTCGAGGAGCCTGCGGTCTCGGAAGTGGAGGTCAACCCGCTTCTCGCGCGATCTGACGACGCACTCGCGCTCGATGCGCTCATCGCGTTGTCGCCTGACGCCCGGAGCGATTGA
- a CDS encoding fumarylacetoacetate hydrolase family protein, with the protein MHFVRYDSDRLGVLTDDQTGIVDLTDRLGLESEDPLIEYIEGDYDAIQYADEDADHAVEDVHVESPVEHPKKVIAAPLNYENHIEEAISDKDITTDEWFSIEDKGYFLKAPSSIAGPDDGIELPFSDRRVDHEIELAFIMGSDVKDVDADEAWDHIFGYTILLDISVRGDQDRSNRKSYDTFTIIGPCVATPDEVAEPQNLDMELQLNGETRQDDNTNDMVYTCADIVEYASLGATISAGDVITTGTPEGVSSLADGDTIDAEIENVGSMTVDVTERDARFADVNVEKGGQ; encoded by the coding sequence ATGCACTTCGTCCGATACGATAGCGACCGACTCGGAGTACTCACTGACGACCAGACCGGCATCGTCGACCTGACCGACCGGCTCGGCCTCGAGTCCGAGGACCCGCTGATCGAATACATCGAAGGCGATTACGATGCGATCCAGTACGCGGACGAGGATGCTGACCACGCCGTCGAGGACGTACACGTCGAATCGCCGGTCGAGCACCCGAAGAAAGTCATCGCCGCGCCGCTGAACTACGAAAACCACATCGAGGAGGCCATCAGCGACAAGGATATCACCACCGACGAGTGGTTCTCGATCGAAGACAAGGGCTACTTCCTCAAAGCTCCCTCGAGCATCGCCGGTCCCGACGACGGCATCGAGCTGCCGTTCTCGGACCGCCGCGTCGACCACGAAATCGAACTGGCGTTCATCATGGGCTCGGACGTGAAAGACGTCGACGCCGACGAGGCGTGGGACCACATCTTCGGGTACACGATCTTGCTCGATATCTCCGTTCGCGGCGATCAGGATCGCTCGAATCGGAAGTCCTACGACACGTTCACCATCATCGGCCCGTGCGTCGCGACGCCGGACGAGGTTGCAGAGCCACAGAACCTCGACATGGAACTCCAGCTCAACGGCGAGACCCGCCAGGACGACAACACCAACGACATGGTCTACACGTGCGCGGACATCGTCGAATACGCCTCCCTCGGCGCGACGATCTCGGCGGGCGACGTCATCACGACCGGGACGCCCGAAGGCGTGAGTTCGCTCGCGGACGGCGACACGATCGACGCCGAAATCGAGAACGTCGGATCGATGACCGTCGACGTGACCGAACGCGACGCTCGCTTCGCCGACGTCAACGTCGAGAAGGGCGGCCAGTAA
- a CDS encoding carbohydrate kinase family protein, whose translation MAPEVVVAGETLIDFLPERSGPLTTVEGFERRAGGAPANVAVGLSRLGESPLFWTRLARDPFGDYLGATLESHGLPDDLIERDPDAKTTLAFVTHDETGDRSFSFYRENTADTRFEPGTVTDSTLESAAWVHAGGVALSSGSARGAMVDLLDRATDAGCTVSFDPNARLELWPDVDTLRRVTRDALGEVDVLKATRNELELLGFDGSSADALARDALEAGPHTVLLTEGADGAVGVAADDAPWAGTASHPGYEVDVVDTTGAGDAFVAGAIAGLNDGRELEDTLAFANAVAATTTTATGAMTALPDLEAVESIVGETP comes from the coding sequence ATGGCACCCGAGGTGGTCGTCGCCGGCGAGACGCTCATCGACTTTCTCCCCGAGCGATCTGGTCCGCTGACGACCGTTGAGGGGTTCGAACGCAGAGCGGGCGGCGCGCCCGCGAACGTCGCGGTCGGCCTCTCCCGTCTGGGGGAGTCGCCGCTGTTCTGGACTCGTCTCGCCCGGGATCCGTTCGGCGACTATCTCGGCGCAACGCTCGAGAGCCACGGACTCCCGGACGACCTGATCGAGCGCGACCCGGACGCGAAGACGACCCTCGCGTTCGTCACGCACGACGAGACCGGCGATCGGTCCTTCTCGTTCTACCGCGAGAACACCGCGGATACGCGATTCGAACCGGGAACCGTGACAGATTCGACGCTCGAGTCGGCGGCTTGGGTGCATGCCGGCGGCGTCGCGCTCTCGAGTGGCTCCGCTCGAGGCGCGATGGTCGACCTGCTCGACCGCGCGACCGACGCCGGCTGTACCGTCTCGTTCGATCCCAACGCGAGACTGGAACTCTGGCCGGACGTCGACACGCTCAGACGCGTTACTCGAGACGCGCTCGGTGAAGTCGACGTGTTGAAAGCGACACGAAACGAACTCGAGTTACTCGGCTTCGACGGGTCGTCCGCGGACGCGCTCGCTCGAGATGCGCTCGAGGCGGGCCCCCATACGGTCTTGCTCACGGAGGGAGCCGATGGTGCCGTCGGGGTCGCCGCTGACGACGCGCCGTGGGCGGGAACCGCGAGCCATCCCGGCTACGAGGTCGACGTCGTCGACACGACGGGTGCCGGAGATGCGTTCGTCGCCGGCGCAATCGCCGGGTTGAACGACGGGCGCGAACTCGAGGACACGCTCGCGTTCGCCAACGCCGTTGCAGCCACGACGACGACGGCGACCGGTGCGATGACGGCGCTGCCGGATCTCGAGGCCGTCGAATCGATCGTCGGTGAAACGCCTTAG
- a CDS encoding class I adenylate-forming enzyme family protein: protein MNFIEAFNRTVRCYSGKTAVVTDDGWSETYGELDRRTSRLANALAARAGSARVATLSCNGILPLETMIASHKRGIANVQLPFRESPGGLVSMLEPTGATTLLFDDSNAEKALAVLDRTDIETAIHRGDAEVDHDGVESYEAVIEDASSGAVETNTAFEHGIFYTSGTTSTPKAVLHDQESMWLGSTQVVMEMGIDESDIALVASPWYHMVTCDAWMLPHIQAGATMVIQTHFDPQEALELIETHDVTGLLAVPTQLHAFVDAQRDGEYAVDALSYIRTGGSIVTESLVGAVSEHLTPNVYNTYGLTEGGPNLTYAPPSLQIEHPGTIGNESFMWELRVVEPAETADSLDPTATVGRGETGEVLARGEGATEGYLGRPEATEQLFVGEWLRTGDIAEVDSDGNLHIVGRADNMIVSGGENIYPEEVEEILEGYDAIDEAVVIGLPDDHWGERVACVACVGAETAVSEDALDAFCREHDRLANFKRPREYVLTGEQLPRTDTGTIERETVSREFFEVE from the coding sequence ATGAACTTTATTGAGGCATTTAACAGGACAGTTCGGTGCTATTCGGGGAAAACAGCGGTTGTCACCGACGACGGGTGGAGCGAAACGTACGGGGAACTCGACCGCCGAACGTCTCGGCTGGCGAACGCGCTTGCAGCGCGCGCTGGGAGCGCACGAGTCGCGACCCTCTCCTGTAACGGGATCCTTCCGCTCGAGACGATGATCGCGAGTCACAAACGCGGTATCGCAAACGTCCAGTTGCCGTTTCGGGAGAGTCCGGGGGGTCTCGTCTCGATGCTCGAGCCGACCGGGGCGACGACGTTACTCTTCGACGATTCGAACGCCGAAAAGGCGCTTGCGGTACTCGATCGAACGGATATCGAGACCGCGATTCACCGTGGCGACGCCGAGGTCGACCACGACGGGGTCGAGTCCTACGAGGCGGTGATCGAGGACGCCTCGAGCGGGGCTGTCGAGACCAACACCGCGTTCGAACATGGAATCTTCTACACCAGCGGCACGACGAGTACGCCGAAGGCCGTGTTGCACGATCAGGAATCGATGTGGCTCGGAAGCACGCAGGTCGTCATGGAGATGGGCATCGACGAGTCGGATATCGCGCTCGTCGCGTCGCCGTGGTATCACATGGTGACCTGCGACGCGTGGATGCTCCCGCACATTCAGGCCGGCGCGACGATGGTGATTCAGACGCACTTCGATCCCCAGGAGGCTCTCGAACTCATCGAAACCCACGACGTGACCGGGCTGTTGGCGGTTCCAACCCAGCTTCACGCGTTCGTCGACGCCCAGCGGGACGGCGAGTACGCGGTCGACGCCCTCTCGTACATTCGAACTGGCGGCTCGATCGTCACCGAATCGCTCGTTGGGGCCGTCTCCGAACACCTCACGCCGAACGTCTACAATACGTACGGACTGACCGAAGGAGGCCCGAACCTCACCTACGCTCCGCCGTCGCTCCAGATCGAGCATCCCGGCACGATCGGCAACGAATCGTTCATGTGGGAGCTTCGAGTCGTCGAACCGGCGGAAACGGCTGATTCGCTCGACCCCACCGCGACGGTCGGGCGTGGCGAGACAGGCGAAGTGCTCGCCCGTGGCGAGGGGGCGACCGAGGGCTATCTCGGCCGACCCGAGGCGACCGAACAGCTCTTCGTCGGCGAGTGGCTCCGAACCGGCGATATCGCGGAAGTCGACTCCGACGGCAATCTCCACATCGTCGGCCGCGCCGACAACATGATCGTCAGCGGCGGCGAAAACATCTACCCGGAGGAAGTCGAAGAAATCCTCGAGGGATACGACGCTATCGACGAAGCGGTCGTGATCGGCCTGCCGGACGACCACTGGGGCGAGCGAGTGGCCTGTGTCGCCTGTGTCGGTGCCGAAACCGCAGTCAGCGAGGACGCTCTCGACGCGTTCTGTCGGGAACACGATCGGCTGGCGAACTTCAAGCGACCACGAGAGTACGTTCTGACGGGCGAACAACTGCCGCGGACGGATACTGGAACGATCGAACGCGAGACCGTTTCGCGCGAGTTCTTCGAAGTCGAATAG
- a CDS encoding aldehyde dehydrogenase family protein, protein MAQQSQSLYSIEGDWEELYINGEWTDAASGETITVEDPSTREAIAEVPSGSSADVDAAYEAAADAQDEWAATPPAEREALVQGLLEALESHSDEIIELLSKEAGGSAVMGGTSVHLAEDQVGEAATLPRRMKGEHAHSNIPGKENIVEREPKGVVTVISPWNFPLNLSMRAVAPAVAAGNTVVLKPSTNTPIAGGLLFGRLFEEAGFPDGVLNVVTGRGSEIGDDVASHPESDVVAFTGSTPVGRGVAAAAGENLAVAAMELGGNNAHIVTAEADLDMAIDAATFGSFVHQGQVCISINRHLVHEDVYDEYVERLTDRAESLPAGSAHDPDTIVGPIIDESQRDEMLEYVEETIEAGATLETGGETVDIDGVDDSLVVAPTVLSDVTNDMSAACFEHFGPIAPVIPFSDIDEAVELANSTEYGLSGSVHAGDVGTGMEIARRMETGMVHVNDQPINDEAHVPFSGTGASGMGGYNTDDFLAEVTEKKWISLQHDAREYPF, encoded by the coding sequence ATGGCTCAACAGAGTCAATCACTATACAGTATCGAGGGGGATTGGGAGGAACTCTATATAAACGGGGAGTGGACCGACGCCGCAAGCGGGGAAACGATCACCGTCGAAGACCCGTCAACACGCGAGGCGATTGCTGAGGTCCCCAGTGGATCATCTGCAGACGTCGACGCCGCCTACGAGGCTGCCGCCGACGCACAGGACGAATGGGCGGCGACGCCGCCGGCCGAGCGAGAAGCGCTCGTACAGGGACTACTCGAGGCACTCGAGAGTCACAGCGACGAGATAATCGAATTGCTGAGCAAGGAAGCAGGAGGATCGGCCGTCATGGGTGGGACGTCCGTACACCTCGCCGAGGATCAGGTAGGTGAGGCGGCGACGCTTCCGCGGCGAATGAAAGGCGAGCACGCACACTCGAACATCCCGGGCAAGGAAAACATCGTCGAGCGCGAACCCAAGGGAGTCGTCACGGTGATTTCGCCGTGGAATTTCCCGCTGAACCTGTCGATGCGAGCGGTCGCACCAGCAGTCGCCGCGGGAAACACCGTCGTCCTCAAGCCGTCGACCAACACGCCGATCGCCGGGGGACTGCTCTTCGGTCGGCTGTTCGAGGAGGCCGGCTTCCCGGACGGCGTGCTCAACGTGGTCACCGGCCGCGGCTCCGAAATCGGTGACGACGTCGCAAGCCACCCCGAAAGCGATGTCGTCGCGTTCACGGGTTCGACGCCGGTCGGACGTGGCGTCGCGGCCGCTGCCGGCGAAAACCTCGCGGTCGCCGCGATGGAACTCGGCGGAAACAACGCACACATCGTCACCGCCGAGGCCGACCTCGACATGGCCATCGACGCCGCCACGTTCGGTAGCTTCGTCCACCAGGGGCAGGTCTGTATCTCGATCAACCGACACCTCGTCCACGAAGATGTCTACGACGAGTACGTCGAGCGACTGACCGACCGAGCCGAATCGCTCCCGGCCGGGTCGGCTCACGACCCCGACACGATCGTCGGCCCGATTATCGACGAGTCTCAGCGAGACGAGATGCTCGAGTACGTTGAGGAGACCATCGAAGCCGGCGCGACCCTCGAGACCGGCGGCGAGACGGTCGACATCGACGGCGTCGACGACAGTCTCGTCGTCGCGCCGACGGTGCTCTCGGACGTGACAAACGACATGTCCGCCGCCTGCTTCGAGCACTTCGGTCCGATCGCACCCGTGATCCCGTTCTCGGATATCGACGAGGCGGTCGAACTGGCCAACAGTACGGAGTACGGGCTTTCGGGCTCCGTCCACGCGGGCGACGTCGGTACCGGCATGGAGATCGCTCGACGGATGGAAACCGGCATGGTCCACGTCAACGACCAGCCGATCAACGACGAAGCGCACGTGCCGTTCAGCGGAACGGGCGCATCGGGCATGGGCGGGTACAACACCGATGACTTCCTCGCGGAGGTCACCGAGAAGAAGTGGATCTCCCTCCAGCACGACGCTCGAGAGTACCCCTTCTAA
- a CDS encoding IclR family transcriptional regulator — protein MTTGGSDSQSVKSDETLFAIVEAIKERERAGVTEIARSVDLAKSTVHKHLTALEQHGYVVNENGTYRLGLQFFSDGIDVRNQYDVFHAAKNRVDMLASETSEAVWLVVHENGRLMFLHGSVNNNTFNSHAVVGQWKHLHSTSGGKAILAHLPEDVVHELTVERDLPSHTENTITDREELEATLEEIRETGIAWNKKEDFKGVHAIAAPIILDGTPIGAITIAGAASRLTEEYCATHLRDPLLEAVNDVELRLAYD, from the coding sequence ATGACTACAGGGGGTTCAGACAGCCAATCGGTCAAATCGGACGAGACGCTGTTCGCTATCGTCGAAGCCATCAAGGAGCGAGAACGCGCCGGCGTTACGGAAATCGCTCGGTCGGTAGACCTCGCGAAAAGCACCGTCCACAAGCACCTCACAGCGCTCGAGCAACACGGATACGTCGTCAACGAGAACGGCACGTACCGGCTCGGATTACAGTTTTTCAGCGACGGCATCGACGTGCGAAACCAGTACGACGTGTTTCACGCCGCCAAAAACCGCGTCGACATGCTCGCCTCGGAAACCTCAGAGGCGGTGTGGCTGGTCGTCCACGAGAACGGTCGGCTCATGTTCCTCCACGGATCGGTGAACAACAATACGTTCAACAGTCATGCCGTGGTCGGTCAGTGGAAACATCTTCACTCCACGTCCGGTGGGAAAGCGATTCTGGCGCATTTACCCGAGGATGTCGTCCACGAACTCACCGTCGAACGCGACCTTCCGAGCCACACCGAAAACACGATTACGGACCGCGAGGAGCTCGAGGCGACCCTCGAGGAGATCCGCGAAACCGGTATCGCGTGGAACAAGAAAGAGGATTTCAAAGGCGTCCACGCGATCGCCGCGCCCATTATTCTCGACGGAACCCCGATCGGAGCGATCACGATCGCCGGCGCGGCGAGCCGACTGACCGAGGAGTACTGTGCGACTCACCTTCGGGATCCCCTGTTGGAAGCGGTCAACGACGTCGAACTTCGACTCGCGTACGATTAA
- a CDS encoding CoA-binding protein: protein MALDSLFDPDGIAVVGASATVGKIGYEAMQNAVTYDAPVYPVNPSGSGTVFDREFVPSVTEIDDDVDLVLSCVPGPVVPDVIDECGEAGIGAAVIFSGGFAEAGEDGEQLQNRLVEAADDGDVHLLGPNTSGFLRPGENLHATFATGTEDIPAGNVAIVAQSGGIAFATAFQAENEGWGVSAMVGLGNAANVGFQEVVEYFDGDDGTDAIVLHVEGTDDARGLLETCRSASTPVVAYNVGEQDVGDFAESHTGSLTGDHKLYEAGFAQYGVPTVRSVAELVDAGTALADCPRPSGPNVGVVTAQAGPGIAITDRLKAAGATLPSLSEETQTVVEDILPGITFSENPVDTGRPMPEFGEVVEAVARDENVDIVLVYELFEEGLGFPTETLEGLPEATGKPIVFATGGARSALEPELEAMSECGIPTYTTPERGADAATALVQYARRNPKPAAGAGEVSDDE from the coding sequence ATGGCCTTAGATAGCTTGTTCGATCCCGACGGCATCGCCGTCGTCGGTGCCTCCGCAACGGTGGGGAAGATCGGGTACGAAGCGATGCAAAACGCCGTCACCTACGACGCGCCAGTGTACCCGGTCAACCCGTCTGGCTCCGGAACCGTGTTCGACCGCGAGTTCGTTCCATCGGTCACGGAGATAGACGACGACGTTGATCTCGTCTTATCCTGCGTCCCGGGCCCGGTCGTTCCGGACGTCATCGACGAGTGTGGCGAGGCCGGTATCGGCGCGGCGGTCATCTTCTCCGGTGGATTCGCGGAGGCCGGCGAGGACGGCGAGCAACTACAGAATCGACTCGTCGAGGCCGCAGACGACGGCGACGTACATCTCCTCGGCCCGAACACGAGCGGATTCTTGCGACCGGGCGAGAATCTACACGCAACGTTCGCGACTGGAACTGAAGACATTCCGGCCGGGAACGTCGCAATCGTCGCCCAGAGCGGCGGTATCGCCTTTGCCACGGCGTTCCAAGCGGAAAACGAAGGCTGGGGAGTATCCGCGATGGTCGGGCTCGGCAACGCCGCGAACGTCGGCTTTCAGGAGGTTGTCGAATACTTCGACGGAGACGACGGGACCGACGCCATCGTGTTACACGTCGAGGGGACCGACGACGCTCGAGGCCTCCTCGAGACCTGTCGGTCGGCGTCGACACCCGTCGTCGCCTACAACGTGGGCGAGCAAGACGTCGGCGACTTCGCCGAGTCCCATACCGGATCGCTCACCGGCGATCACAAACTGTACGAGGCGGGGTTCGCACAGTACGGCGTTCCGACGGTGCGGTCGGTCGCCGAACTCGTCGACGCCGGGACGGCACTCGCCGATTGTCCTCGGCCATCTGGGCCGAACGTCGGCGTCGTGACGGCCCAAGCGGGGCCGGGAATCGCGATTACGGACCGATTGAAAGCCGCGGGGGCGACGCTGCCCTCCCTGTCCGAGGAGACGCAGACGGTCGTCGAAGACATTCTCCCCGGGATTACCTTCTCGGAAAATCCCGTCGATACGGGTCGCCCGATGCCCGAGTTCGGCGAGGTCGTCGAGGCGGTGGCCCGCGACGAAAACGTCGATATCGTGCTGGTCTACGAACTGTTCGAGGAAGGGCTCGGTTTCCCGACGGAGACCCTCGAGGGACTTCCGGAAGCGACCGGCAAACCGATCGTGTTCGCAACCGGTGGGGCACGAAGCGCGCTCGAGCCGGAACTCGAGGCGATGAGCGAGTGTGGAATTCCGACCTACACGACGCCGGAACGGGGGGCTGACGCGGCCACGGCGCTCGTCCAGTACGCGAGGCGCAATCCGAAGCCGGCAGCGGGGGCAGGCGAGGTGAGCGACGATGAGTGA